In Stieleria varia, one genomic interval encodes:
- a CDS encoding DUF1559 domain-containing protein has product MSTSSRGSVPSISDTRKRYAGERAFTLVELLVVIAIIGILVGLLLPAVQAAREAARRMSCSNNLKQIGIAVHNYHDAFRQIPGNLGSPDTTSTSGPTPPACPSWLVTILPQLEQTAVAEKLDYSGTDFSDTNASGLPNKNWKVMSESRVPSYYCPSSAMPKERIQNASNATRAWDSNAPATYSVQIPDYVGSVGYYYDPGDTEFNWDRYYNGTATWTGYGWLQDDGFFSMRNNRFTRRTFASVLDGLSNTIAVGEHGAYMYDFDRKRYDARPGRGNGGMWSSNRMFFEWGAAPWWGQTANVTVPRFPNNSLYSGNYTQEWETTLHNGFRSQHVGGVQFLYGDGSVRFITDSVDFVNVFPALNGRADHWVIDKEY; this is encoded by the coding sequence ATGTCCACTTCTTCGAGAGGATCCGTCCCTTCGATTTCCGACACGAGAAAGCGTTACGCAGGCGAGCGCGCTTTCACACTCGTGGAACTGCTCGTTGTGATCGCAATCATTGGTATCTTGGTCGGCTTGCTGCTGCCCGCGGTACAGGCTGCGCGAGAAGCCGCGCGACGCATGTCGTGCTCGAACAACTTGAAACAAATCGGCATTGCGGTTCACAACTACCACGATGCGTTCCGTCAAATACCGGGCAACCTGGGTTCACCCGATACGACATCGACGAGTGGCCCGACTCCGCCAGCGTGTCCTTCTTGGCTGGTAACGATCTTGCCTCAGTTGGAACAAACTGCGGTTGCTGAAAAGCTCGACTACTCCGGGACTGACTTCAGCGACACCAACGCATCCGGACTGCCAAACAAGAATTGGAAAGTCATGTCGGAATCCCGTGTGCCTTCTTACTATTGTCCATCAAGTGCAATGCCGAAGGAGCGAATCCAGAACGCCAGCAATGCGACGCGCGCTTGGGATTCCAACGCTCCCGCGACGTACAGCGTTCAGATCCCGGATTACGTTGGTTCTGTCGGATACTACTACGACCCTGGAGACACAGAATTCAACTGGGATCGTTACTACAACGGGACCGCGACATGGACCGGATACGGATGGCTTCAGGATGACGGCTTTTTTTCCATGCGGAACAACAGGTTCACCAGACGTACCTTCGCAAGTGTGCTGGATGGTTTGAGCAACACGATTGCCGTGGGAGAACACGGCGCCTACATGTACGACTTTGATCGCAAGCGGTATGACGCACGCCCCGGTCGCGGCAACGGCGGCATGTGGTCGTCCAACAGAATGTTCTTTGAATGGGGGGCCGCGCCTTGGTGGGGGCAAACGGCCAATGTGACGGTCCCACGCTTTCCCAACAACAGCCTCTATTCAGGAAACTACACGCAAGAGTGGGAAACGACCTTGCACAATGGTTTTCGATCTCAGCATGTCGGTGGTGTTCAGTTTCTCTATGGAGATGGCTCGGTTCGATTCATCACCGACAGCGTCGACTTTGTAAACGTTTTTCCGGCCTTGAACGGCCGCGCCGACCACTGGGTCATAGACAAGGAGTATTGA
- a CDS encoding Na(+)-translocating NADH-quinone reductase subunit A, whose protein sequence is MITIKEGLDLPILGNPEQHVQVAKPVTRVALLGDDYIGMKPTMLVQVGDRVKLGQPLFTDKKTEGVIFTSPAAGMVAEINRGAKRKFESIVIDVDQNPGDDDVVVFDQAAGADPLALGREGVQNVLVESGLWTAIRTRPYGRVPALGSVPHSIFVQAIDTNPLAADPVVAMADRKDQFTLGLSCLTQLTDGKVHVCKAAGAEIPGSGVAGVTVTEFAGPHPAGLPGTHIHMLDPVGPGKVVWYINYQDVIAIGALLSSGKLDVRRVISLAGPVVKQPRLLETRLGADVSHLVDGEIDGDVKVRQISGSVLHGRTAAGFHTYLGRYHNQISVLAEGDEREFLGWQKPGFDKFSVTRVFASAMLPNAKFAFTTSTGGSERAMVPLGTYEKVMPLDILPTQLLRSLIVRDTDQAQMLGVLELEEEDLGLCTFVCPGKYEYGSLLRENLTTIEREG, encoded by the coding sequence ATGATTACGATCAAAGAAGGCTTGGACCTGCCGATTTTGGGGAACCCTGAGCAACATGTTCAGGTTGCCAAGCCCGTCACGCGAGTGGCCTTGCTCGGCGATGACTACATCGGCATGAAGCCCACGATGTTGGTTCAGGTGGGTGATCGCGTGAAGCTTGGGCAGCCGTTGTTCACGGACAAGAAAACCGAGGGCGTGATTTTTACGTCGCCCGCTGCTGGAATGGTTGCCGAGATCAATCGTGGTGCCAAGCGAAAATTCGAGTCGATCGTGATCGACGTCGATCAGAATCCGGGCGATGACGATGTGGTGGTTTTCGATCAAGCCGCAGGAGCTGACCCGCTGGCACTTGGCCGCGAGGGGGTTCAAAACGTGCTGGTCGAAAGTGGTCTTTGGACAGCGATTCGCACGCGGCCCTACGGTCGTGTCCCGGCACTAGGCTCGGTCCCTCACTCGATCTTTGTCCAAGCGATCGACACGAATCCGCTGGCGGCGGACCCTGTCGTCGCGATGGCTGATCGCAAGGATCAGTTCACACTCGGCCTGAGTTGTTTGACTCAGCTCACCGATGGCAAAGTCCACGTGTGCAAGGCTGCTGGTGCTGAGATCCCTGGCTCGGGTGTCGCTGGTGTGACGGTCACTGAGTTTGCCGGCCCTCATCCCGCTGGATTACCCGGCACACACATTCACATGCTGGATCCGGTTGGACCTGGCAAGGTGGTTTGGTACATCAACTATCAAGACGTGATCGCAATCGGAGCATTGCTCAGCAGTGGCAAGCTCGATGTGCGACGCGTGATTTCGCTCGCCGGTCCGGTGGTCAAGCAACCGCGTTTGCTGGAGACTCGCCTGGGCGCGGATGTTTCTCATTTGGTGGACGGCGAGATCGATGGTGATGTCAAAGTGCGTCAGATTTCCGGTTCTGTGTTGCACGGCCGAACCGCGGCCGGTTTCCATACTTACTTGGGACGCTACCACAATCAAATTTCGGTTCTGGCGGAAGGCGACGAGCGAGAGTTCCTGGGCTGGCAGAAACCCGGCTTTGACAAGTTCTCCGTAACACGTGTGTTCGCTTCGGCGATGTTGCCCAACGCCAAGTTTGCTTTCACGACCAGCACCGGCGGCAGCGAGCGTGCGATGGTTCCACTGGGAACTTATGAGAAAGTCATGCCGCTGGATATCTTGCCGACTCAACTGCTGCGGTCGTTGATCGTTCGCGACACTGACCAAGCCCAAATGCTGGGTGTTTTGGAATTGGAAGAAGAAGATTTGGGACTGTGCACCTTCGTCTGTCCCGGAAAGTACGAATACGGATCATTGCTGCGTGAAAACCTGACAACGATCGAGCGTGAAGGTTAA
- a CDS encoding NADH:ubiquinone reductase (Na(+)-transporting) subunit B: MKLLRNALDKVHPLFSKGGILEKAYPMYEALDTFLYTPGEVAHGTTHVRDNIDLKRMMITVVMALVPVTLFGMWNVGYQANTAIAQAASVGMGYTGDWHYTIHHFMGFTNDPGNIADCFTLGLIHFLPIYIVCMFVGGHVELVFSVLRGHEINEGFLVTGLLFPLTLPPSIPLWQVAVGITFGVIVAKEVFGGTGRNFLNVALTSRAFLYFSHAGEISGDKVWTAADGFSGATALGQMASPPNPDAVAADGITAALTSVNYSLGAGDQPARWTDSITWMDAFLGNVQGCIGETSTLLCIVGAAILIMTGIGSWRIMAAVIGGVIGTSIFLNLVNVGTNPMMGLPFYWHLVIGGLAFGLVFMATDPVSASMTETGKWWYGGLIGFMTVLIRCLNPAFPEGIMLAILFGNVFAPLIDYFVVYFNVRRRMARYATT; encoded by the coding sequence ATGAAACTACTTCGAAACGCGTTGGACAAAGTCCATCCCTTGTTCAGCAAGGGTGGCATTTTGGAAAAGGCGTATCCCATGTACGAAGCGTTGGACACGTTTTTGTACACGCCCGGGGAAGTCGCCCACGGCACCACCCACGTCCGAGACAACATCGACCTGAAACGGATGATGATCACGGTGGTGATGGCGCTCGTTCCGGTCACGCTCTTTGGAATGTGGAACGTGGGCTATCAAGCCAACACGGCCATCGCCCAAGCGGCGTCGGTAGGCATGGGATACACCGGCGATTGGCACTACACGATTCACCACTTCATGGGTTTTACCAACGACCCAGGAAACATTGCCGATTGCTTTACCCTTGGCCTGATCCACTTCCTGCCGATTTACATCGTCTGCATGTTTGTCGGAGGTCACGTCGAGCTGGTCTTTAGTGTGCTGCGAGGCCACGAGATCAACGAAGGATTCCTGGTCACGGGGCTATTGTTTCCGCTGACGTTGCCTCCCTCGATCCCACTTTGGCAAGTCGCCGTGGGGATCACGTTCGGGGTGATTGTCGCGAAAGAGGTCTTCGGAGGCACGGGACGAAACTTCCTGAACGTCGCTCTAACCAGTCGAGCTTTCCTGTACTTCTCCCACGCCGGTGAAATCAGCGGCGACAAAGTGTGGACGGCAGCGGACGGTTTCAGCGGTGCGACCGCTTTAGGTCAAATGGCCAGCCCACCGAACCCGGATGCGGTTGCCGCCGATGGCATCACCGCCGCACTGACTTCGGTCAACTATTCGCTCGGTGCCGGCGACCAACCTGCTCGCTGGACCGACAGCATCACTTGGATGGATGCCTTCCTGGGCAATGTCCAGGGTTGCATCGGAGAGACGAGCACATTGCTGTGCATCGTGGGCGCGGCCATCTTGATCATGACCGGGATCGGTTCCTGGAGGATCATGGCCGCTGTGATCGGCGGCGTGATTGGGACATCAATCTTCCTCAACCTCGTCAACGTCGGCACCAACCCGATGATGGGATTGCCGTTTTACTGGCACTTGGTCATCGGTGGCTTGGCGTTCGGATTGGTTTTCATGGCGACAGACCCGGTCAGCGCTTCGATGACAGAGACGGGAAAATGGTGGTACGGCGGGTTGATCGGATTCATGACCGTGCTGATCCGCTGCCTCAATCCCGCGTTCCCCGAAGGCATCATGTTGGCGATCTTGTTCGGCAACGTGTTCGCACCACTGATTGATTACTTCGTCGTCTATTTCAACGTTCGCCGGAGGATGGCACGCTATGCAACAACGTGA
- a CDS encoding Na(+)-translocating NADH-quinone reductase subunit C, with product MQQRDSLGYTIMVAAVLCVVCSLFVSAAAVGLKSKQEANKVLDRKKNILDAAGLSTGEFGKVANELSVEQIDLLYKRVSEGLVDLQTGEYVTDRNVAEYDPREAVNKKETSIELINPEFDPGVKKRETIAKVYFVTPPDADKFDQIVLPVYGKGLWSTLYGYLALKSDFNTIQGLTFYEHAETPGLGGEVDNPKWKELWEGKKLYGEDGKPKVEVVKGSAPSGNSYAVDGLSGATITSRGVTNLIRYWASDDGYGPFLDKLAENPVGPPAQEAGE from the coding sequence ATGCAACAACGTGATTCCCTGGGCTACACCATCATGGTCGCCGCCGTTCTGTGCGTCGTGTGCAGTCTGTTTGTGAGTGCGGCCGCGGTGGGCTTGAAGAGCAAGCAAGAAGCCAACAAGGTCTTGGACCGCAAGAAAAACATTTTGGACGCCGCTGGACTTTCCACCGGTGAATTTGGAAAGGTCGCCAACGAACTGTCCGTCGAACAGATTGATCTGCTGTACAAACGCGTCAGTGAAGGTCTGGTGGACCTGCAAACCGGTGAGTACGTCACCGACAGAAACGTGGCAGAATATGATCCCCGTGAAGCAGTCAACAAAAAGGAAACCAGCATCGAACTGATCAATCCTGAGTTCGATCCAGGCGTCAAGAAACGTGAGACGATCGCCAAAGTCTACTTCGTCACGCCTCCCGATGCTGACAAGTTTGACCAGATTGTGCTGCCGGTCTACGGCAAAGGGCTCTGGTCGACGCTGTACGGTTACCTGGCTCTCAAGAGTGACTTCAACACCATTCAGGGCCTGACGTTTTACGAGCATGCCGAGACGCCCGGACTGGGCGGCGAGGTCGACAACCCAAAATGGAAAGAGCTCTGGGAAGGTAAGAAACTCTACGGTGAAGACGGCAAACCGAAGGTGGAGGTCGTCAAAGGCTCTGCACCCAGCGGCAACAGTTACGCCGTCGATGGACTCTCCGGAGCAACCATCACCAGTCGTGGCGTCACTAACCTGATCCGATACTGGGCGAGCGATGACGGATACGGTCCGTTTCTGGACAAACTGGCCGAGAACCCTGTAGGACCACCAGCCCAAGAGGCAGGAGAGTAA